The following are from one region of the Cytobacillus firmus genome:
- a CDS encoding SDR family oxidoreductase, with the protein MKVLIVGANGQIGKQLVKLIKEEDKHTARAMVRKEEQVIQFEEMGVETALASLEGSVEELAEAAKGCDAIVFTAGSGGNTGYDKTLLIDLDGAAKTIEAAEKAGVDRFVMVSAIQANNRDKWSEAIKPYYAAKHYADRMLENSSLNYTIVRPGGLTNDPGTGKIKAAETLERGFIPREDVAKTLYAVLDKENTYKRAFDLVSGDEDPEMAVQKI; encoded by the coding sequence ATGAAAGTTCTTATCGTCGGAGCAAACGGGCAAATTGGGAAGCAGCTTGTCAAGCTGATAAAAGAAGAGGATAAACATACAGCAAGAGCTATGGTCAGAAAAGAAGAGCAGGTCATCCAGTTTGAAGAAATGGGAGTGGAAACGGCATTAGCAAGCCTTGAAGGATCAGTTGAGGAATTGGCTGAAGCAGCCAAAGGCTGTGATGCGATTGTTTTTACTGCAGGTTCAGGCGGAAATACCGGCTATGACAAAACTCTGCTGATTGACCTGGACGGAGCCGCAAAAACAATTGAAGCGGCAGAAAAGGCCGGGGTGGACCGGTTTGTTATGGTCAGCGCTATCCAGGCAAATAATCGCGATAAGTGGAGTGAAGCAATCAAGCCTTATTATGCCGCAAAGCATTATGCCGACAGAATGTTGGAAAACAGCAGCTTGAACTACACAATCGTACGTCCGGGCGGCCTGACAAATGACCCGGGAACCGGCAAAATTAAAGCAGCGGAAACCTTGGAGCGGGGCTTCATTCCCCGTGAGGATGTAGCTAAAACCCTTTATGCTGTGCTGGATAAGGAAAATACCTATAAGCGGGCATTCGACCTGGTATCAGGCGATGAAGATCCAGAAATGGCAGTGCAAAAAATATAA
- a CDS encoding DUF3231 family protein has product MDRKKVKLTTAEISALWATYTQNSAMICFYSHFMQYVEDKYIKANLKEAMSLAVSFNKNIKKVFAEEKFPIPKGFGDEDVNLNAPPLYTELFALSFVYRGGQMIINFYSNALTKVARADIVEFYDGCLRRTIELYKKSLSLMLEKGIYDRPLKMEYPDSVEFKKNEPSLLSSWFGNGRPLNTMEMSELFFSIERNSIGLVLLTGLIQVSKDREVKEYLLKGKKLTERQIESFNKFLKEDSSFGVYPASLEVTASRVSPFSEKLMLFIISASNQVAIPALATALSVSIRKDLGVQYTIFIGEILKYGNEGLKLLIARGWMENPPESVDRKSFYKLDK; this is encoded by the coding sequence ATGGACAGAAAAAAAGTAAAACTAACAACCGCAGAGATATCAGCATTATGGGCTACATATACACAAAACTCAGCCATGATTTGTTTCTATAGCCATTTCATGCAGTATGTGGAGGATAAGTATATTAAGGCAAATCTTAAGGAAGCGATGAGCCTGGCGGTTTCCTTTAATAAAAATATTAAAAAAGTCTTTGCGGAAGAAAAATTCCCTATACCCAAGGGATTTGGAGACGAGGATGTGAATTTGAACGCTCCTCCTCTTTATACGGAATTATTTGCTCTAAGCTTTGTTTACCGGGGCGGACAGATGATTATTAACTTTTATTCCAATGCTCTTACAAAAGTCGCAAGGGCAGATATTGTGGAATTCTATGATGGCTGCTTACGCAGGACCATTGAGCTATATAAGAAATCCTTATCGCTAATGCTGGAAAAAGGAATTTATGACCGCCCTCTCAAAATGGAGTATCCGGATTCAGTGGAATTTAAAAAAAATGAACCTTCTCTCCTGAGCAGCTGGTTTGGAAATGGACGCCCGTTAAATACAATGGAGATGAGTGAATTATTTTTTTCAATTGAACGGAACAGTATAGGGCTTGTGCTTCTTACTGGATTGATTCAAGTGTCCAAAGACAGAGAAGTTAAAGAGTATTTGTTAAAAGGAAAAAAGCTGACCGAGAGGCAAATAGAATCATTTAATAAATTTTTGAAAGAAGACAGTTCATTTGGAGTTTATCCTGCTTCACTGGAGGTAACTGCATCAAGAGTGTCTCCTTTTTCCGAGAAGCTGATGCTGTTTATCATTTCTGCTTCCAATCAGGTTGCAATTCCGGCACTTGCAACTGCTCTGTCTGTATCTATTCGCAAAGATTTGGGCGTCCAGTATACAATATTTATTGGCGAGATTTTGAAGTATGGAAATGAAGGGCTAAAATTGTTGATTGCAAGAGGCTGGATGGAGAATCCGCCGGAATCTGTAGATAGGAAGTCATTCTACAAGTTAGATAAATAA
- a CDS encoding cytochrome ubiquinol oxidase subunit I — protein MGNEETVFFSRVLTELTLSFHIIYATIGVGIPLMIMIAQWVGIKKQDEHYILLARRWTRGFVITVAVGVVTGTAIGLQLSLLWPNFMELAGNVIALPLFMETFAFFFEAIFLGIYLYTWDRFENQKKHLLLLIPVAIGASFSAIFITIVNAFMNAPQGFDIVNGQLVNVNPVLAMFTPAMPTKVAHVLSTAYMTSAFVLASIGAYRLLRGSNHIYHKKALMLTMKIGLIFSIATAVIGDFSGKYLAEYQPEKLAAAEWHFETEEGAPLMLYGVLDDGEVKYAIKIPYALSILAHSNPNAEVIGLDQFPEDEIPPLYIHYLFDLMVTIGMWLTALSLFYVLGTWFKMRFVSAKWFRWLIVLGGPLSIIAIEAGWWLAEVGRQPWILRGIMRTEEAATSSGQVDLMLLLFAGLYLVLGIGSFIVLTRMFRKNPVEQELADRELEKEGELR, from the coding sequence ATGGGAAATGAAGAAACAGTTTTTTTCAGCCGTGTCTTAACAGAGCTGACATTATCCTTTCATATCATTTACGCAACCATTGGTGTCGGCATCCCGCTCATGATTATGATAGCGCAGTGGGTGGGAATCAAAAAGCAGGATGAACATTATATTCTGCTCGCCAGAAGATGGACGCGCGGTTTTGTCATTACCGTGGCTGTCGGAGTTGTTACCGGCACTGCCATTGGACTGCAGCTCTCTTTGCTGTGGCCTAACTTTATGGAACTTGCCGGCAATGTCATTGCGCTGCCTCTGTTTATGGAGACATTTGCTTTTTTCTTTGAAGCAATTTTTCTCGGGATTTATCTCTATACTTGGGATCGGTTTGAGAACCAGAAGAAGCATTTGCTTTTATTAATCCCGGTCGCAATTGGGGCATCATTCTCAGCAATTTTCATTACAATTGTAAATGCATTTATGAACGCGCCCCAGGGATTTGATATTGTGAATGGGCAGCTTGTTAATGTTAACCCGGTACTGGCGATGTTTACTCCTGCCATGCCGACAAAGGTTGCCCATGTGCTTTCCACTGCCTATATGACATCAGCGTTTGTTCTGGCATCAATAGGTGCTTATCGCCTTTTGAGGGGATCGAATCATATTTACCATAAGAAGGCATTAATGCTTACAATGAAAATCGGATTGATTTTCTCAATCGCTACAGCGGTAATTGGTGACTTCTCGGGGAAATATCTTGCAGAATACCAGCCTGAAAAACTGGCTGCCGCTGAGTGGCATTTTGAAACTGAAGAAGGGGCTCCTTTAATGCTATATGGTGTTCTTGATGACGGTGAAGTGAAATATGCCATTAAGATTCCGTATGCTCTCAGCATTCTTGCACACAGCAATCCGAATGCAGAGGTGATCGGACTCGATCAATTTCCGGAAGATGAAATACCGCCGCTTTATATCCATTATTTATTTGACCTTATGGTTACCATTGGCATGTGGTTGACGGCACTATCACTCTTCTATGTTCTGGGCACCTGGTTTAAAATGCGCTTTGTTTCGGCTAAATGGTTCCGCTGGCTAATCGTTCTGGGCGGGCCATTATCGATCATTGCGATTGAAGCGGGATGGTGGCTTGCGGAAGTAGGCCGGCAGCCATGGATTCTCCGGGGCATTATGCGTACTGAAGAAGCTGCCACATCAAGCGGACAGGTAGACCTTATGCTTCTGCTGTTTGCAGGCTTATATCTCGTGCTGGGAATCGGAAGTTTCATTGTCCTTACCAGAATGTTCCGCAAAAATCCTGTTGAGCAGGAATTGGCCGACCGTGAGCTTGAGAAAGAAGGTGAGCTTCGATGA
- a CDS encoding cytochrome d ubiquinol oxidase subunit II has product MTLEILGISVLWLFLFGYVIVASIDFGAGFFNAYSLFRGKQHILTRIIQRYLSPVWEVTNVFLVFFFVGIVGFFPKTAYYYGTVLLVPASIAVVLLAIRGSYYAFTTYGGLRQKRWTYLYGLSGLFIPASLSIVLTISEGGFVSESSEGLELDYWTLFTSPLTWSIVVLSITAVLYISAVFLTWYANKANDEPAAELLRKYALIWAVPAIVTATGIIVELRDHNPEHFSRLMELWWLFGISFLLFAGTVYLIWKRRYYGLAFGLLTGQFFVAFFAYGISHYPYLLYPYLTIYDGFTNEAMAIALVIAFIAGLGLLLPSLYLLLRLFLFNKDYVQGKRDDHA; this is encoded by the coding sequence ATGACGCTTGAGATCCTCGGTATTTCCGTCTTATGGCTGTTTTTATTCGGCTATGTCATCGTTGCGTCTATTGATTTTGGAGCAGGATTTTTCAACGCATACAGCCTATTTCGCGGAAAACAGCATATTTTAACGCGAATTATACAGCGCTATTTATCACCGGTTTGGGAAGTTACAAATGTATTCCTGGTGTTCTTCTTTGTTGGCATTGTCGGATTTTTTCCAAAAACCGCCTACTATTATGGAACCGTCCTGCTGGTGCCGGCAAGCATTGCAGTAGTCCTGCTTGCCATTCGCGGTTCTTATTATGCTTTTACCACCTACGGAGGGCTAAGACAAAAAAGATGGACCTATCTGTACGGGCTTTCAGGTCTTTTCATCCCTGCATCCCTGTCCATAGTCCTGACCATTTCAGAAGGCGGATTCGTTAGTGAGAGTTCAGAGGGACTGGAGCTTGACTATTGGACATTGTTCACCAGCCCGCTGACATGGAGCATTGTTGTGCTGAGTATAACAGCAGTCCTATATATATCAGCAGTGTTCCTTACCTGGTATGCCAATAAAGCAAACGATGAACCGGCTGCAGAACTGCTGAGAAAATATGCTCTTATTTGGGCGGTGCCTGCCATCGTAACAGCGACAGGCATCATTGTTGAACTGAGGGATCACAATCCTGAGCATTTCAGCAGATTAATGGAATTGTGGTGGCTGTTCGGCATCTCATTCCTTTTGTTTGCAGGAACGGTCTATCTAATATGGAAGAGAAGATACTACGGCCTTGCATTCGGGCTGCTGACAGGGCAATTCTTTGTGGCTTTCTTTGCATATGGGATCTCACATTATCCGTATCTGCTTTATCCATACCTGACCATTTATGACGGTTTCACAAACGAAGCTATGGCCATTGCCCTGGTCATTGCTTTTATAGCAGGATTGGGTTTGCTGCTGCCGTCCCTTTATCTGCTGCTCAGGCTGTTTCTGTTCAATAAAGACTATGTTCAGGGTAAGCGTGACGACCATGCATAG
- the cydS gene encoding cytochrome bd oxidase small subunit CydS: MAEFVMFYAPFIVVFGSIAAAFWLAGKDERVEE; this comes from the coding sequence ATGGCTGAATTTGTGATGTTTTATGCACCGTTTATCGTGGTCTTTGGTTCCATCGCTGCTGCTTTTTGGCTGGCAGGGAAGGATGAAAGAGTAGAGGAATAA
- a CDS encoding MgtC/SapB family protein, which yields MTSLEIEILMKLGISAVLGLVIGLERELKRKPVGLKTSLVISIVSCLLTIVSIESAYMFPGNDNINITMDPLRLAAQIVSGIGFLGAGVILRRGNDSISGLTTAALIWGAAGIGIAVGAGFYIEAMAGVALLIISVEVIPFIMGLIGPKRLREKEINLQLKVRDKENIADIIPAVKDLDISIKHIRIKDLEDENLHLVQLIVAVDYKRRTTDVYYSVSSIPGVQCMEIDSMQ from the coding sequence ATGACCAGTTTAGAGATAGAAATACTAATGAAGCTGGGGATATCAGCAGTCCTGGGTCTAGTTATCGGCCTGGAGAGAGAATTAAAAAGAAAGCCGGTCGGCCTAAAGACCAGCTTAGTTATTTCCATAGTAAGCTGCCTCTTGACCATTGTGTCTATTGAATCAGCCTATATGTTTCCCGGTAATGATAACATCAACATTACGATGGATCCTCTGCGTTTAGCTGCCCAAATTGTTTCAGGAATTGGCTTTTTGGGTGCAGGCGTTATATTAAGGCGCGGAAATGATAGCATTTCGGGTCTTACAACAGCTGCCTTAATCTGGGGGGCAGCAGGGATTGGAATTGCTGTAGGAGCAGGCTTTTATATTGAAGCAATGGCAGGAGTAGCACTGCTGATTATTTCAGTAGAAGTAATTCCTTTTATCATGGGCTTAATTGGTCCTAAACGTTTAAGGGAAAAAGAGATAAACCTGCAGCTGAAAGTACGGGATAAAGAAAATATTGCAGACATCATCCCAGCTGTAAAAGACCTTGATATATCTATAAAACATATTCGCATTAAAGATTTAGAGGATGAGAATCTGCATCTTGTACAGCTCATCGTTGCCGTCGACTACAAAAGAAGAACTACGGATGTTTATTACAGTGTTTCAAGTATTCCTGGAGTACAATGTATGGAAATCGATAGTATGCAGTAA
- a CDS encoding DMT family transporter, translating to MSNTKINPYVVLAIGVVSVSTSAILVKVSSAPSGVIAFYRLFFSVLFMLPVFLIKYVPELRLITRRDWIYSIISGVFLAFHFILWFESLNYTSVASSTVLVTLQPLFAFAGTYFFFKEKFTWKAILSGLLAIAGSVIISWGDFQISGTALFGDILAIIACALVTAYLMFGQTVRKRLSLITYTFVVYSISAITLFFYVLIAGEPLLPYGTSDWVYFILLALVPTLLGHTLFNWSIKWLSTSTISMAILFEPVGAAVLAYYLLHESIIWTQVLGGTIVIGGITLFLLDERRIRMKELKKKTTVSG from the coding sequence ATGTCTAATACAAAAATAAACCCTTATGTTGTCCTTGCAATTGGCGTCGTTTCTGTCTCTACTTCGGCAATATTGGTGAAGGTATCCAGCGCTCCATCGGGAGTCATTGCTTTTTACAGATTATTTTTTTCTGTTCTTTTCATGTTGCCTGTATTTCTTATAAAGTATGTTCCCGAACTTCGTCTTATTACAAGGCGGGATTGGATCTATTCCATCATTTCCGGTGTGTTTCTTGCCTTCCATTTTATTCTTTGGTTTGAGTCGCTGAACTACACCTCTGTAGCCAGTTCTACAGTTCTTGTGACTCTTCAGCCCCTTTTTGCGTTTGCAGGTACATATTTCTTCTTTAAAGAAAAGTTTACCTGGAAAGCAATATTAAGCGGGCTTCTTGCAATTGCAGGCAGTGTCATTATCAGCTGGGGAGATTTTCAAATCAGCGGGACTGCTTTGTTCGGGGATATACTGGCAATCATTGCATGTGCCCTCGTAACGGCTTACTTAATGTTTGGCCAGACAGTCAGAAAAAGACTTTCACTCATCACTTATACTTTTGTTGTTTACAGTATTAGCGCTATTACATTGTTCTTTTATGTGTTAATCGCCGGAGAACCCTTACTTCCGTATGGAACCAGTGATTGGGTATATTTTATCCTGCTCGCACTTGTACCCACTCTGCTCGGACATACATTATTTAATTGGTCAATAAAGTGGCTCAGCACTTCCACCATTTCTATGGCCATTTTATTCGAGCCGGTTGGTGCTGCTGTTTTAGCTTATTATTTGCTTCATGAGTCTATTATATGGACACAAGTTCTTGGGGGAACAATTGTAATTGGAGGAATAACTCTCTTCTTATTAGATGAGAGAAGGATTCGAATGAAAGAATTGAAGAAAAAAACAACGGTTTCCGGATAA
- a CDS encoding glucose-1-phosphate adenylyltransferase codes for MGKKKCVAMLLAGGKGSRLSSLTKSLAKPAVPFGGKYRIIDFTLSNCTNSGIDTVGVLTQYQPLVLNSYIGIGSAWDLDRKNGGVTVLPPYSESSEVKWYTGTASAIYQNLNYLKQYDPEYVLILSGDHIYKMNYELMLKYHIEKGADATISVIEVPWPEASRFGIMNTDEEMRVAEFEEKPANPKNNLASMGIYIFNWSVLKEYLEMDDRNPESSHDFGKDIIPLMLDENKKLFAYPFNGYWKDVGTVKSLWEANMDLLDDECELNLFDHDWRIYSVNPNHPPQYISTQAEVVESLINEGCTVEGEVEKSVLFQGVRVGKNTVIRESVIMPDAVIGENVYIEKAIVPSGMNIPDGFVISASEEDDGIILITQEMIQGIYS; via the coding sequence ATGGGAAAGAAAAAGTGCGTCGCAATGCTGTTAGCAGGAGGGAAAGGGAGCAGGCTTAGCTCTCTGACAAAAAGCCTGGCGAAACCGGCAGTTCCTTTTGGAGGAAAGTATAGGATCATTGATTTTACATTGAGCAATTGCACCAATTCCGGAATTGATACAGTCGGTGTTTTGACACAATACCAGCCGCTGGTTCTGAATTCGTATATTGGCATAGGCAGCGCATGGGATCTTGATAGAAAGAACGGCGGTGTGACAGTGCTGCCCCCTTACAGCGAATCATCGGAAGTCAAATGGTATACGGGAACAGCCAGTGCCATTTATCAGAACCTCAATTATCTAAAGCAATATGATCCAGAATATGTCCTGATCTTATCCGGTGATCATATTTATAAAATGAATTATGAGCTGATGCTTAAGTATCATATTGAAAAAGGCGCGGATGCCACAATTTCAGTAATTGAAGTGCCTTGGCCGGAGGCAAGCAGATTCGGCATCATGAACACGGATGAGGAAATGCGGGTCGCAGAATTTGAGGAAAAACCAGCAAACCCAAAAAATAATCTGGCCTCCATGGGAATATATATATTTAATTGGTCTGTTTTAAAGGAATATCTGGAAATGGATGACCGCAATCCGGAGTCAAGTCATGACTTTGGGAAGGATATCATTCCATTAATGCTTGATGAAAATAAAAAGCTGTTCGCTTACCCATTCAATGGCTACTGGAAAGATGTCGGTACAGTCAAGAGCCTGTGGGAAGCCAATATGGATTTACTGGATGATGAATGCGAGCTGAATCTTTTTGATCATGATTGGCGGATTTATTCGGTGAATCCGAACCACCCTCCACAGTATATTTCAACTCAAGCAGAGGTTGTAGAGTCCTTGATAAATGAAGGCTGTACGGTTGAGGGCGAAGTTGAAAAGTCAGTGCTTTTTCAAGGGGTTCGGGTTGGGAAGAATACGGTGATCCGAGAATCGGTCATCATGCCTGATGCTGTGATTGGCGAAAATGTCTATATTGAAAAGGCGATTGTGCCAAGCGGAATGAACATACCTGACGGCTTTGTGATTAGTGCTTCCGAAGAAGATGATGGAATTATTCTGATAACACAGGAAATGATACAGGGAATTTATTCTTAA
- the glgA gene encoding glycogen synthase GlgA — protein MKVLFAVSECVPFVKSGGLADVAGSLPKELAKQGTDVRVILPKYGSISDDFKKKMSKKCEFTVQVGWRNQYCGIEELEHQGITFYFVDNEYYFNREKLYGYFDDGERFAYFNRAVLDALQHIDYCPDVIHSHDWHTGMIPFLLRVEYRAKKGYEFIRTVFTIHNLQFQGIMPGTALGDLLGLDYSHFHPDKLEFFGNINFMKGGLVAADKITTVSPTYKDEIQTEYYGEKLHDLLKRRACDLEGILNGIDDEFYNPEKDPYIKENYIAEKLQIKKENKVHLQKKFGLPVKEKVPLIAMVTRLTKQKGLDLVKCVFHELMQGDVQVLILGTGDREFEQFFREMEAGYPDKCKAYIGFDEGLAHEFYAGSDLFLMPSQFEPCGLGQMIAMRYGSIPIVRETGGLNDTVHSYNEYTGEGNGFSFSHFNAHDMLYTIRRAISFYSDSKLWEQIMKNAMGMDNSWAQSAFKYNQLYAGLVSRSESHVF, from the coding sequence GTGAAAGTATTGTTTGCTGTTTCTGAATGTGTTCCATTCGTCAAATCCGGAGGTCTTGCCGACGTAGCCGGCTCTCTCCCGAAAGAGCTTGCCAAACAGGGGACTGACGTACGGGTGATTCTTCCCAAGTATGGTTCCATATCAGATGATTTTAAAAAGAAAATGTCAAAAAAGTGCGAGTTTACAGTTCAGGTAGGCTGGAGAAACCAGTATTGCGGAATTGAAGAACTTGAGCACCAGGGAATCACATTCTATTTTGTGGATAATGAATATTACTTTAACCGTGAAAAATTATACGGCTATTTTGATGATGGAGAGAGGTTTGCCTATTTTAACCGGGCCGTGCTGGATGCTCTTCAGCATATAGATTACTGTCCAGATGTTATTCACAGCCATGATTGGCATACCGGGATGATTCCTTTTCTCCTCAGGGTTGAGTATCGTGCGAAAAAGGGGTATGAATTTATTCGGACAGTCTTCACCATTCATAACCTTCAATTTCAGGGGATTATGCCAGGGACTGCTTTAGGGGATCTATTAGGGCTTGACTATAGCCATTTCCATCCGGATAAGCTTGAATTCTTCGGAAACATCAATTTCATGAAGGGCGGACTTGTCGCTGCTGATAAAATTACCACAGTCAGTCCTACGTATAAAGATGAAATTCAAACGGAGTATTACGGTGAGAAGCTGCATGATTTGCTGAAACGCAGAGCTTGTGACCTGGAAGGAATCTTAAATGGGATTGATGATGAATTTTATAATCCTGAAAAGGATCCATATATAAAAGAGAACTATATTGCTGAAAAGCTGCAGATTAAAAAAGAGAATAAAGTTCATCTTCAGAAAAAATTCGGCTTGCCGGTGAAGGAAAAGGTTCCTTTGATAGCCATGGTTACGAGGCTTACAAAGCAAAAGGGCCTGGACCTTGTAAAATGTGTGTTCCATGAGCTTATGCAGGGTGATGTTCAAGTCCTGATTCTAGGGACTGGAGACCGTGAGTTTGAGCAATTTTTCAGGGAGATGGAAGCGGGCTACCCGGATAAATGCAAAGCATATATTGGGTTTGATGAAGGGCTTGCACATGAATTCTATGCAGGGTCCGATTTATTCTTAATGCCTTCACAATTTGAGCCCTGCGGGTTAGGGCAGATGATTGCGATGAGATATGGCTCCATTCCCATCGTCAGGGAAACAGGCGGTTTAAATGATACCGTCCATTCTTACAATGAATACACAGGAGAAGGAAACGGTTTTTCCTTCAGCCACTTTAATGCCCATGACATGCTGTACACCATTCGAAGAGCAATAAGCTTTTACAGTGACAGCAAATTATGGGAGCAGATTATGAAAAATGCGATGGGTATGGATAACAGCTGGGCACAATCTGCTTTCAAATACAATCAGCTATATGCAGGCCTTGTTTCAAGGAGTGAAAGCCATGTTTTCTGA
- a CDS encoding dimethylarginine dimethylaminohydrolase family protein — translation MSAQMKAACFSEYDKLEQVVLCEPKYMTIVDTINETQKHYEKEGINIDVAMKQHRHFVSALKDQGIEVVLLPPLEKYPEQVFTRDIGFTLGEKVYVAEMATDIRQGEENVLKQWLEASQVPFYNLTGDRIEGGDVLIDGHTIYAGVSSRTHEDAIEHLRSLMPDYEVVSIPFTDTYLHLDCVFNILSPEEALIFPGEIHGEKVKMLESRYDLIKVSEEEQFTLGTNVLSIGNKKVFSLPVNKNVNKELRSRGYEVIEVDITEIIKSGGAFRCCTLPVRRSKG, via the coding sequence ATGTCCGCACAAATGAAAGCAGCATGCTTTTCAGAATATGACAAACTTGAGCAAGTAGTGTTATGTGAACCAAAGTACATGACGATTGTGGATACCATTAATGAAACGCAGAAGCATTATGAAAAAGAGGGAATTAATATCGACGTGGCGATGAAACAGCACAGGCATTTTGTCAGCGCATTGAAGGATCAGGGAATCGAAGTCGTTCTGCTGCCCCCGCTGGAAAAATATCCTGAACAGGTTTTTACCCGCGATATTGGATTTACGCTTGGAGAAAAAGTTTACGTTGCCGAAATGGCTACTGATATCCGGCAGGGAGAGGAAAATGTTCTGAAACAATGGCTGGAAGCAAGTCAGGTTCCTTTTTACAATCTTACGGGTGATCGTATAGAAGGTGGCGATGTTCTCATTGACGGCCATACTATATATGCCGGAGTGAGCAGCAGGACCCATGAGGATGCGATTGAGCATCTTCGCAGCCTTATGCCTGATTATGAGGTCGTATCCATCCCTTTCACTGATACTTATCTTCACCTTGATTGTGTATTTAATATCCTTTCACCTGAAGAAGCTCTTATTTTCCCAGGAGAGATCCACGGGGAAAAAGTTAAAATGCTGGAATCACGCTATGATTTAATAAAAGTGTCGGAAGAGGAGCAATTCACACTCGGAACGAACGTCCTTTCCATTGGCAATAAGAAAGTATTCAGTCTTCCCGTTAATAAAAATGTCAATAAAGAGCTCAGGTCCAGGGGCTATGAAGTCATTGAGGTAGACATTACTGAAATTATTAAATCCGGAGGTGCCTTCCGCTGCTGTACGTTGCCGGTTAGGCGCAGTAAAGGGTAA
- a CDS encoding TraR/DksA C4-type zinc finger protein, translating into MLTNEQISTLKKELNDEKESLESQLQGNKEGSLEGASARDAVGELSLYDNHPADMGSELYEREKDFALEEHHDSELNKVNAALKAIEDGSYGKCKQCGSDIPYERLEVIPATLYCMDHSPEQNVPGDRPVEEDVLEPAHGNTFQHHQFREVVDNEDSFQEVARFGTSETPSDLRGDYEDYNSLYNEGHDDEGFTEDYETFVGNDLEGKERKIYPSKKHEEYEAMLDENDIEAPFGDVPYHETDGYVDEDKKDKD; encoded by the coding sequence ATGTTGACCAATGAACAGATCAGTACTTTAAAAAAGGAATTGAATGATGAAAAGGAATCACTGGAGTCCCAGCTGCAGGGCAATAAAGAAGGCAGTCTGGAAGGAGCAAGCGCCAGAGATGCAGTAGGAGAGCTATCTCTATATGATAACCATCCCGCAGATATGGGTTCTGAACTTTATGAACGCGAAAAGGATTTTGCATTGGAAGAGCACCATGACTCTGAACTCAATAAAGTGAATGCTGCATTAAAGGCAATTGAAGATGGTTCATACGGCAAGTGTAAACAGTGCGGTTCTGATATTCCATATGAGCGGCTGGAAGTGATTCCGGCAACCCTTTACTGTATGGATCATAGTCCTGAACAAAATGTGCCGGGAGACCGTCCTGTTGAGGAAGATGTGCTTGAACCTGCTCATGGGAATACCTTTCAGCATCATCAATTCAGGGAAGTAGTAGATAATGAAGACAGCTTTCAGGAAGTTGCCCGTTTTGGCACTTCTGAGACACCCTCTGATTTAAGGGGGGACTATGAAGATTACAATTCCCTTTATAATGAAGGCCATGATGACGAAGGTTTTACAGAAGATTATGAGACATTTGTCGGAAATGACCTTGAAGGCAAGGAGAGAAAAATCTATCCTTCCAAGAAACATGAAGAGTATGAAGCCATGCTGGATGAAAATGATATCGAAGCACCTTTCGGGGATGTGCCGTATCATGAGACTGACGGCTATGTGGATGAAGATAAGAAAGATAAGGATTAA